A region of Procambarus clarkii isolate CNS0578487 chromosome 93, FALCON_Pclarkii_2.0, whole genome shotgun sequence DNA encodes the following proteins:
- the LOC138359878 gene encoding serine/arginine-rich splicing factor 4-like — translation MASYICGGVRGASIERGDLIGSFQWLLRGREGAGGSSRSRRQQQQQEAAAGRGAVAGGSSRRSSSSRSSSRRQQQEQQQEDPAGRGAAAGGSSRSSSRRTQQGEEQQQEAAAGGPSRERSSSRRQQQEQQQEDPAGGAAAAGGSSRSSSRRQQQEQQQEDPAGRGAAAGAAAGGPSRERSSSRRQQQKQQQEDPAGRGAAAGGSSRRTQQEEQQQQEAAAAAAAGGSSRSSSRRTQQGEEQQQEAGAAAGGPSRERSSSRRQQQEQQQEDPAGRGAAAGGSSRSSSRRTQQGEE, via the exons ATGGCCTCTTATATTTGTGGCGGGGTGCGAGGCGCCTCCATTGAGAGGGGAGATCTGATTGGCTCCTTCCAGTGGCTCCTTAGAGGTAGAGAAG gagcaggaggcagcagcaggagcaggaggcagcagcagcagcaggaggcagcagcaggGAGAGGAGCAGtagcaggaggcagcagcaggaggagcagcagcagcaggagcagcagcaggaggcagcagcaggagcagcagcaggaggacccAGCAGggagaggagcagcagcaggaggcagcagcaggagcagcagcaggaggacccAGCAGggagaggagcagcagcaggaggcagcagcaggaggacccAGCAGggagaggagcagcagcaggaggcagcagcaggagcagcagcaggaggacccagcaggaggagcagcagcagcaggaggcagcagcaggagcagcagcaggaggcagcagcaggagcagcagcaggaggacccAGCAGggagaggagcagcagcaggagcagcagcaggaggacccAGCAGggagaggagcagcagcaggaggcagcagcagaagcagcagcaggaggacccAGCAGggagaggagcagcagcaggaggcagcagcaggaggacccagcaggaggagcagcagcagcaggaggcagcagcagcagcagcagcaggaggcagcagcaggagcagcagcaggaggacccAGCAGggagaggagcagcagcaggaggcaggagcagcagcaggaggacctAGCAGggagaggagcagcagcaggaggcagcagcaggagcagcagcaggaggacccAGCAGggagaggagcagcagcaggaggcagcagcaggagcagcagcaggaggacccAGCAGGGAGAGgagtag